A stretch of DNA from Lotus japonicus ecotype B-129 chromosome 4, LjGifu_v1.2:
TTGACAATATTGGGTTTTTAGCCTTTATTCCCCTGtaatagaaaaattaattattaaatggaCCGCATTCTTTTTTGAATGTAAATGGACCGCATTCTAATAAACAGTTTAAACATGTgccttttatgattttttatttttatgttctgTTGTTTCtgtataatattatttaattatttgataCTTTTCAAAATTATCGAATAGCGAAACATAAAAAGTCTTAACCgattctaaaattaattttttactagCACAAGTACCCTTTAGAAGAGGTAAAACTCTGAACTAGAAATTTTAAAGGAATCAAGCCACTTGAAACTAACTAATTCCAATTAGCTAGGTGTCTTTTTTTGGGTTTTAAGAGGatgagattttttttgaaatgagaaagagaaaaattaaaatgatataatttttattaattcaaTTGCCTAGTTTTTTTTACGGAATTCAATTAGCTAGTTAATTAACCACTTGTTAATAATTTTATGAAAATTGTCCTTTCCATGTTTTTTATTTGttgacaaaattaattaatggacatatttttttaaagaaagctCCAATTTCATTAGATGGAAAATGTTGATAGTACATGAATCACATAACAATGGACTGTTGTTCCTGTGCATGTTTCTTGTGGAGATTTCTTAATAAATTTGGCTTCAGCTTtcaaagaaaataatatatatagctAAAATCAGAAATGTTGAAAACATTAATTCGGtcaattcaaattttaatgtcccaattaataaaatattttattttagaattgaataaactatattttataatattttagtcatttataAAGTAAGTCAATTTCTTAACTTTTACCCTTagaattcaaaatatttaatatgCTATTAAAATAAAGTCCCTAAAATAAATATGCCTTTTGGAGTGATGACCTTTTGGAGTGATGACTTTTAATAATTGGTCAAATGAATTATTCTCtataaaaaaattctattttaatcaataaaaaaatgataattcacaccatcaaataattttttaacaaaaaatttaATACTCCCTTAATTTGTCTTTGACCAATGAAGTATTGTGATAAAtacaaatttcaaattcaaaatattaacTAAACCCCGTAGAGGTGCAACATAGTGCATTGACTCAATCACTACTATAAATCTTTCATCCTTTGATAGTTGATACACACACATAGCCATATCTAACTCCTCTCCTTCTAGCTCTTGCAAACTCTGAATTTTCTAACATGGGAAATACAGGGTGTGAACCTTTACACATTTTCTTGTTCCCCATAATGGCTCATGGCCATATCATACCCGTCATTGACATGGCCAAATTGTTTGCTTCAAGAGGTGTCAAGGTCACCATAGTCACCACACCCTTCAATATTCCTCTCATTTCGAAAGCCATAGAGCAATCCAAAACCCAACattgcaacaacaacaacaacattcaTATCAAAGCCATCAAGTTCCCTTCTCAAGAGGTTGGTTTACCCGAAGGATGCGAACACATGGACTCGGTCCCTGCTGATCTAGTTCCTGCATTCTTCAATGCTATTAGGCTCCTACAAGAGCCTTTTGAACAGCTAATGTATCAGCAACGTCCAAATTGCATTGTCACTGACCATTTTTTCCCATGGTCAACCGATTCCGCTGCGAAATTTGGTATTCCCAGGCTCGTGTTCCATGGTATTAGCTTCTTCTCTTTGTGTGCTTCTGAACTAATGAGTCTCCACGAGCCTTACAAGAGTGTCTCTTCTGACTCTGAGTTATTCGTGATTCCTCATCTTCCTGGTGAAGTTAAAATGACAAGGTTGCAAGTGTCGGAATTCTTTAGCAATGATGCGGaaacaaataattttaacatGTTCATTAAGGAAGTCAAGGAATCAGATTTAAGAAGCTATGGTGTGATTGGTAATAGTTTCTATGAGCTTGAGCCGGACTACGCAGATTACTACAGAGAGGTTCTTGGAAGAAAAGCATGGCATATAGGCCCGTTTTCGCTATGCAATCGCGAAAAGGAAGTGAAAACATACAGAGGAAAAGAAGCCTCTATTGATGAGCATGAGTGCTTGAAGTGGCTTGGCAAGAAAGAAATTAATTCAGTTGTTTATGTGTGCTTTGGAAGCATGGACAAATTCCCTGATTCTCAGCTTCGAGAAATCGCGGTGGGACTTGAGGCATCAGGGCAGAACTTCATTTGGGTGGTGAGGAGAAAAACCAAAGAAGATGGAGATGAATGGCTACCGGAAGGATTTGAGAAGAGAATTGAAGGAAAGGGACTAATCATTAGAGGTTGGGCACCCCAAGTGCTGATTCTTGAACATGAAGCGATTGGAGCGTTTGTGACTCATTGTGGATGGAATTCAACATTAGAGGGAGTGAGTGCTGGAGTACCCATGGTCACTTGGCCTCTGAGTGCAGAGCAATTTTACAATGAGAAGTTGGTGACACATGTCCTGAAAATTGGGGTACCTGTTGGTGTTAAAAAATGGACTATGTTTACGGGGGATGGTACTATTAAGTGGGATGCAATGGTGAAGAGTTTGAAAAGGATTATGGTAGGAGAGGAAGCAAAGGAAATGAGGCTCAAAGTGAAAATGCTTGCTCAGAAGGCAAGGAGGGCTGTGGAAGATGGGGGATCATCATCCTTGCAGTTGGATGCTCTAATTGAAGAGTTGGGTTCACTACCCCACTAGTGCATCCCATAAGATTAAGGTGCATTTGTCTCTTGATGAATAGTCAAACATAAAAAAGTAGAGATGAACTTTTTAGTTGACTGATTATTAGTGGACTCATTGTAGGGAGAATGTAAGGTATGAATTTGGATTAATTccaataaaaaacttaattgcaatatttcttttaatttttgtctactgttaaaatttcaaatatagaTTGAATTAACAATTAAGATAAGTATAGGTAAGAGGCGCATCAATTGTATTGTATAACTTACTCCATAAGATTACTTTATTCATCTTAGTGGAATAATatgattatttattaaaaaaaataaagtaaaaaatgtTGAAATTCCTAACTCatttatatgaaaatattataGTAAATAGCAAATTAAGTTCCTAAAAGTTTATGCCACTCACAATTTGGTCTGTGTAAGAAGAAAATCGTTTTAAAAGGATAAAAAGGGCAAAAGTCCGCTACATTTATCCCTGGTCCGACATCTATTAGTGAGACTTAAATAAAACGCATATATGACACGTTAAGTGACACATCAACACACAAGCATCATATGTGGCAATTTATCACCATCATCCAATCTTTTGCCCTTCCTTTTGGTCACTACATACATTTTACTCTTCCTTTTCCCTCCTTCCCTGCTTCCCGTTGAAATTGTAGGGTATCATTGTTTGCTTGTGCAAGTTCAAATGATTGAATTTTTCTTTAGCTCTGCGATTAAaaggtgaaaatcaaggaaaatAATACAAGtggaaataatataaaataaaagaatatttgCATAAATGAGGTAATTTCGAAGTTGTTTGGATTGAGAgggaaaaaaaagagataatGAAAGTATTAGTATGAAGAATGAAAATAAATGTGATATACAATTACTAGTTTGCCGTCACATATAAAACTTTACAAATAATTCACACATCATTTTTAACtacatataaaaatttaaagtgacttataaaataatattttagatttaaatttaaggcttaaaatcacttttggtccccatgAATTCGAATTGTGCAGAACGAGTCCCTAAACTTAACAAATAACATTTTTTGATCTCCAACATAATACTCTGTCAATAGTTTTGGGCCCTCATCGTTTTTCTGAAAAAAGTAACGATTATGGGGACAAAAATGTAattataccaaaaaaaattatttataaaataaaagctTAAATAAACTTtagcccctgaaattgtaaaaggaaTTAAATTGGGtctttgagtttttttttttttttgcat
This window harbors:
- the LOC130713985 gene encoding scopoletin glucosyltransferase-like — protein: MGNTGCEPLHIFLFPIMAHGHIIPVIDMAKLFASRGVKVTIVTTPFNIPLISKAIEQSKTQHCNNNNNIHIKAIKFPSQEVGLPEGCEHMDSVPADLVPAFFNAIRLLQEPFEQLMYQQRPNCIVTDHFFPWSTDSAAKFGIPRLVFHGISFFSLCASELMSLHEPYKSVSSDSELFVIPHLPGEVKMTRLQVSEFFSNDAETNNFNMFIKEVKESDLRSYGVIGNSFYELEPDYADYYREVLGRKAWHIGPFSLCNREKEVKTYRGKEASIDEHECLKWLGKKEINSVVYVCFGSMDKFPDSQLREIAVGLEASGQNFIWVVRRKTKEDGDEWLPEGFEKRIEGKGLIIRGWAPQVLILEHEAIGAFVTHCGWNSTLEGVSAGVPMVTWPLSAEQFYNEKLVTHVLKIGVPVGVKKWTMFTGDGTIKWDAMVKSLKRIMVGEEAKEMRLKVKMLAQKARRAVEDGGSSSLQLDALIEELGSLPH